A section of the Spirosoma pollinicola genome encodes:
- a CDS encoding LOG family protein translates to MEETKENVHRSETQSTERITNDLPKRDELLLTPDEQRIKDAFQDHDWNEIKTADSWVIFKVMAEFVEGFDKLAKIGPCVSIFGSARTTPDNPYYKMTEEIAAKLVRHGYGVITGGGPGIMEAGNKGAFEQGGKSVGLNIQLPFEQHSNIYIDPDKNINFDFFFVRKVMFVKYAQGFVVMPGGMGTLDELFEAMTLIQTRKIARFPIVLVGKSYWQGLIDWITDVMLGQEHNINPEDMKLISIVETPTEAVKVIDEFYNKYLLKPNF, encoded by the coding sequence ATGGAAGAAACGAAAGAAAATGTTCATCGCTCTGAAACGCAGAGTACAGAACGCATTACCAATGATTTACCCAAGCGCGACGAGTTACTTCTGACACCCGACGAACAACGTATTAAAGACGCTTTTCAGGATCACGATTGGAATGAAATAAAAACAGCCGACTCCTGGGTCATCTTCAAGGTGATGGCTGAGTTTGTAGAAGGCTTCGATAAATTAGCCAAGATAGGCCCTTGCGTATCTATATTCGGCTCAGCCCGGACAACGCCCGACAATCCATATTACAAAATGACCGAGGAAATTGCCGCCAAATTAGTACGGCATGGTTACGGTGTCATTACGGGTGGTGGACCGGGTATAATGGAAGCGGGTAATAAAGGGGCCTTCGAGCAAGGGGGCAAATCGGTTGGCCTGAATATCCAGCTACCGTTTGAACAACATAGCAACATTTATATCGACCCCGACAAAAATATCAACTTCGATTTCTTCTTTGTTCGGAAGGTAATGTTTGTCAAATATGCGCAGGGATTTGTGGTTATGCCCGGAGGCATGGGCACCCTCGACGAATTGTTTGAGGCTATGACCCTGATTCAAACTCGTAAGATTGCCCGTTTTCCAATCGTACTTGTTGGGAAAAGCTATTGGCAAGGACTAATTGACTGGATTACAGACGTCATGCTGGGGCAGGAACACAATATCAACCCCGAAGACATGAAGCTCATCAGTATCGTAGAAACGCCAACTGAGGCCGTCAAGGTTATAGATGAGTTCTACAACAAATATTTGTTGAAGCCTAATTTTTAA
- the dnaB gene encoding replicative DNA helicase, translating to MENNARPNQHLRKPSAFAGGRQQAGNHWLDTGLGKLPPQALDLEEAVLGALMIEKDALSSVVDILKPETFYKEAHQRIYQAILTLFGNSDPIDLLTVTQQLRKTGEIELVGGGGFVSELTFRVNSAANIEYHARIVSEQALKRALISMSSTILRDAYEDTTDVFELLDRTEQSLFKISESNIKKNYADMSTIVRMALNELETKKNQEGLTGVPSGFTNLDRVTSGWQPTELIILAARPAMGKTAFVVSALRNAAVDHGKPVAIFSLEMSAVQLVNRLISAEAEIDAEKIRKGTLAPHEWTQLHHKIQRLTEAPIFIDDTPALSILELRAKCRRLKAQHDIQMVVIDYLQLMSGDTSGGRGGNREQEIASISRALKNLAKELNVPVIALSQLSRAVETRGGDKKPQLSDLRESGSIEQDADMVCFLYRPEYYNITADENGNSTAGIGEVIIAKNRSGSLDTIQLRFINKFTKFCDLDTYYEPVPTQGFAPDVNGLGSFETPPSAGSVFKSKANTMSNFGNADPSQETPF from the coding sequence ATGGAGAATAACGCACGCCCCAACCAACACCTTCGTAAACCTTCGGCCTTTGCCGGAGGTCGTCAACAAGCCGGAAACCATTGGCTCGACACGGGTCTTGGCAAATTACCCCCTCAGGCCCTTGACCTTGAAGAAGCTGTATTAGGAGCGTTAATGATTGAAAAGGATGCCCTTTCCTCGGTTGTTGACATCCTTAAACCCGAGACATTTTATAAAGAAGCCCACCAGCGCATTTACCAGGCGATTCTGACGCTTTTTGGCAATTCCGACCCAATTGACTTATTGACAGTTACGCAGCAGCTCCGTAAAACGGGTGAGATCGAACTGGTAGGTGGGGGCGGCTTCGTTTCCGAACTTACTTTCCGGGTAAATTCGGCGGCCAACATCGAATATCACGCTCGTATTGTGTCGGAGCAGGCTCTTAAACGGGCACTCATCTCGATGTCGTCAACAATTCTGCGCGACGCTTACGAAGATACTACCGACGTTTTTGAACTGCTTGACCGAACAGAACAATCACTCTTCAAGATTTCGGAATCGAATATCAAGAAGAACTACGCCGACATGAGTACCATCGTCAGGATGGCACTTAATGAACTCGAAACCAAGAAAAATCAGGAAGGGTTGACTGGCGTTCCATCAGGATTTACCAATCTGGACCGCGTTACATCGGGCTGGCAACCCACCGAATTGATCATTCTGGCGGCTAGGCCAGCTATGGGAAAAACCGCTTTTGTCGTTAGTGCCCTGCGAAATGCGGCTGTCGACCACGGAAAACCGGTTGCTATTTTCTCCCTTGAGATGTCGGCGGTGCAGCTTGTCAATCGTCTAATCTCTGCCGAAGCCGAAATTGATGCAGAGAAAATCAGAAAAGGGACGCTGGCACCGCATGAGTGGACGCAGTTGCACCACAAAATTCAGCGATTGACCGAAGCACCTATTTTTATTGACGATACCCCTGCCCTATCCATCCTGGAATTGCGGGCCAAGTGTCGTCGCTTAAAAGCCCAGCACGATATCCAGATGGTCGTCATTGACTACCTCCAGTTAATGTCGGGCGACACGTCGGGCGGGCGGGGTGGTAACCGTGAGCAGGAAATTGCGTCGATTTCGCGGGCGTTGAAAAACCTGGCAAAAGAATTGAACGTGCCGGTAATTGCCCTGTCGCAGTTAAGCCGGGCGGTTGAAACCCGTGGTGGTGATAAAAAACCACAGCTTTCCGACCTTCGTGAATCGGGATCTATTGAGCAGGATGCCGATATGGTGTGTTTCCTCTATCGTCCTGAATACTATAACATTACTGCCGACGAAAATGGCAACTCGACAGCCGGAATCGGTGAGGTGATTATCGCAAAAAACCGGAGTGGTTCGCTTGATACGATCCAACTCCGGTTCATCAATAAATTCACTAAATTCTGCGATCTCGACACCTATTACGAGCCCGTGCCAACACAGGGCTTTGCCCCTGATGTGAATGGATTGGGTAGCTTCGAAACGCCCCCATCGGCAGGTAGTGTTTTCAAAAGTAAGGCCAATACCATGTCGAACTTCGGCAACGCTGACCCTAGCCAGGAAACACCGTTTTAA
- a CDS encoding PhoH family protein, whose amino-acid sequence MVEKVITLDNVSLIDFLGVENHNIKEVAAAFPMSKIISRGNEIRIKGTTPEISRISDILDSLMEHYQKYGKITHENIQNYLLNSGIPVSGTGSVPPVPPDDDEVLVYGTRGVVVRAKTDNQKRLVEAAEKHDLVFAIGPAGTGKTYTAVAIAVRALKNKEVKKIIITRPAVEAGENLGFLPGDLKEKIDPYLRPIYDALDDMIPAEKLKFYQENRIIEIAPLAYMRGRTLNNAFILLDEAQNTTPMQMKMFLTRMGPTSKAIITGDRSQIDLPNRQKSGLIESVEILKNIKGISFVELDGRDVVRHRLVREIITAYDKAGQ is encoded by the coding sequence TTGGTCGAAAAAGTCATTACCCTCGATAATGTATCGCTCATCGACTTTCTGGGCGTAGAGAACCACAATATTAAAGAAGTGGCTGCTGCGTTTCCAATGAGCAAGATTATCTCGCGTGGCAACGAGATTCGTATTAAAGGCACAACGCCTGAAATTAGCCGCATTAGTGATATTCTGGACTCACTGATGGAACACTATCAGAAATACGGGAAAATTACCCACGAGAACATCCAGAATTACCTCCTTAATAGCGGTATTCCGGTGAGTGGCACGGGTAGTGTGCCGCCTGTTCCGCCAGATGATGATGAGGTACTGGTGTATGGTACGCGGGGTGTTGTGGTGCGGGCGAAAACTGATAATCAGAAACGCCTGGTTGAGGCCGCTGAGAAACACGATCTAGTGTTTGCCATTGGCCCGGCGGGAACCGGAAAAACCTATACCGCAGTAGCTATTGCGGTTAGGGCGTTGAAAAACAAAGAAGTTAAAAAGATCATTATTACGCGTCCGGCGGTTGAAGCGGGTGAAAACCTGGGCTTTTTGCCAGGGGATTTAAAAGAGAAGATCGACCCGTATCTACGACCAATTTACGATGCGCTCGATGATATGATTCCGGCTGAAAAACTGAAGTTTTATCAGGAAAATCGAATTATCGAAATCGCACCCCTGGCCTATATGCGGGGGCGCACCCTGAACAACGCCTTTATCCTGTTGGATGAAGCGCAAAATACGACCCCTATGCAGATGAAGATGTTTCTGACGCGGATGGGGCCAACATCGAAGGCAATTATTACCGGTGACCGTTCGCAGATTGACTTACCAAATCGGCAAAAATCCGGGTTGATTGAGTCGGTGGAAATTTTGAAAAACATCAAGGGTATTTCATTCGTTGAATTGGATGGCCGCGATGTAGTTCGTCACCGACTTGTTCGCGAAATTATTACTGCATATGATAAAGCAGGTCAATAA
- a CDS encoding M43 family zinc metalloprotease, with product MIKQVNNNLILNKRTGWRWLAGSFLSLLTLVGWAQTSNESLVNRCGVVDHERILQQRNPNRLRQLNELNRLVQQAETNQKSLRLAVDSTVYRIPVVVHVVHSNASNTIGGTNNVNISDEQIISQIQVLNEDYRRKAGTNGFNTSPIGTDARIEFYLATADPDGKVTTGITRNYYAQKTSFNVFNDDVLLSQIAYWPSNRYLNIWVTRIDTYIGYTQFPTMADTLKGLPVSSNEFTDGTIIDYRYFGRQVGTVNKSSLYALGRTATHEIGHWLGLLHTWGDGNGCNDDYVADTPPTADRSDVSQLLTCKQTYSTCVNGVQTRDLIEDYMNYWPDACMNLFTAGQVSRMRLVMTLSPRRAQLLKSVASPLAETEALTVNVYPNPASTDPSVDVQLKGFQSFSIDLFDAAGRQLRTYSYTDAPSTHVNLSVTGLASGVYIVRVKTGSEVASKRLLVQ from the coding sequence ATGATAAAGCAGGTCAATAATAACCTGATCCTAAATAAACGAACCGGCTGGCGTTGGCTGGCCGGTTCGTTTTTATCTTTACTAACCCTTGTTGGCTGGGCGCAGACGTCTAATGAGAGCCTTGTTAATCGCTGTGGTGTAGTAGATCATGAGCGGATTCTACAGCAGCGTAACCCCAATCGTCTGCGGCAACTGAACGAATTAAACAGGTTGGTTCAGCAGGCCGAAACCAACCAAAAGTCGCTTCGGCTGGCCGTTGATTCTACAGTTTACCGAATCCCGGTTGTGGTTCACGTGGTTCATAGCAATGCGTCCAATACGATTGGCGGAACAAATAATGTCAACATCTCGGATGAGCAGATCATATCGCAGATTCAGGTTCTAAACGAAGATTACCGTCGTAAGGCTGGCACAAATGGATTTAATACGAGCCCGATTGGTACCGATGCCCGTATTGAATTCTACCTGGCCACAGCCGATCCCGACGGGAAGGTGACAACAGGTATCACGCGGAATTATTATGCTCAGAAAACATCGTTCAACGTGTTTAATGACGATGTTCTACTCTCTCAAATTGCTTATTGGCCCAGCAACCGGTATCTGAATATCTGGGTCACAAGAATTGATACTTACATTGGCTATACGCAGTTTCCGACAATGGCCGATACCCTTAAGGGATTACCCGTCTCATCGAATGAGTTTACCGATGGTACAATTATTGATTATCGGTATTTTGGTCGCCAAGTCGGGACGGTAAATAAGTCGTCATTATATGCGCTGGGCCGGACGGCTACTCATGAAATTGGCCACTGGCTGGGGCTACTTCATACCTGGGGTGATGGTAATGGCTGTAATGACGATTATGTGGCCGATACACCTCCAACCGCAGATCGGTCGGATGTTTCGCAGTTGCTTACCTGTAAGCAAACTTATTCGACTTGTGTCAATGGTGTGCAAACGCGCGATCTTATCGAAGATTACATGAACTACTGGCCCGATGCCTGCATGAATCTATTTACTGCTGGACAGGTTTCCCGGATGCGATTGGTGATGACCCTGAGCCCCCGGCGGGCTCAGTTACTTAAATCGGTTGCCTCGCCCCTGGCCGAAACAGAGGCACTGACAGTGAATGTGTATCCGAATCCAGCCTCAACTGACCCTTCGGTTGATGTACAGCTGAAGGGTTTTCAATCCTTCAGTATCGACCTTTTTGATGCTGCCGGGCGTCAGTTGAGAACTTATTCGTATACCGATGCCCCAAGTACACATGTCAATTTATCTGTAACCGGATTAGCATCAGGAGTTTATATTGTTCGGGTTAAGACCGGTAGCGAAGTCGCGAGCAAGCGCTTGCTGGTGCAATAA
- a CDS encoding GNAT family N-acetyltransferase gives MIDVLPISNPADLEAAFAIRQNVFVDEQHVDAREEYDEFEETSTHFLARADGTPCGTARWRRTSNGVKLERFAVLADFRGQGVGKALVKAVLDDVFSQQPEPIERIYLHAQVTAMPLYAGFGFIPVGPMFEEAGIQHYKMVLPGSAYSKE, from the coding sequence ATGATTGACGTTTTACCCATTTCAAACCCTGCCGACCTTGAAGCGGCCTTTGCCATCCGCCAAAATGTATTTGTCGATGAACAGCACGTGGATGCCCGCGAAGAATACGATGAATTTGAAGAAACAAGTACCCATTTTCTGGCTCGTGCAGACGGCACGCCCTGCGGTACTGCCCGCTGGCGACGAACATCTAACGGTGTTAAGTTAGAACGCTTTGCTGTATTGGCCGATTTTCGGGGACAAGGCGTTGGCAAGGCACTTGTGAAGGCGGTCCTTGACGATGTATTCAGTCAGCAACCTGAACCCATTGAACGAATTTATCTTCATGCGCAGGTAACAGCCATGCCGCTCTATGCCGGGTTTGGGTTCATACCGGTTGGCCCGATGTTTGAAGAGGCTGGTATTCAGCATTATAAAATGGTGTTGCCCGGCTCTGCGTATTCGAAGGAATGA
- a CDS encoding ComEC/Rec2 family competence protein: MKGNPFVRYAAALIAGICLYVWQPDRAELPLVVLVGGVALFTWGIYKRLGEQIKPIQVSSGIGGLFILVALGWAITYQHTALNQPASIVHLSDTLRAYEGVVVTQPEERAKTFRVEVAILRGKWGNQVKDWQSLSGRVIVYLDKAGQSMPRYGEVWLVSGSPRTIDPPLNPGEFNYKRYLSYRSIYHQQYLRPFNRTVLGVDPPSRITNLATQVNRWADSVFTHQVGSRAEYGIVNAMILGVRDDLDTELYRAYSTAGAVHILSVSGLHVGILFAVLTYLLSFLIKRPKGKILMAVIQLAILWFYALVTGFSPPVLRSAAMFSILIIANASGRQQQLTNTLGASAFFILCFDPYALFSAGFQLSYLAVAGIGAWQSSLYQSLTFRYRWTNKLWELTAVAIVAQLITFPLGVFYFHQFPTYFFLANPIVIVMSELLLPLAMATLAFSWVPFLNDSLGWLLHKAAWMLNYAVTQTGQLPGAAWDGLWVSQSAMGLIYAIIFCGITLLLTRQRVYIWATCVAALLLAGEIIWSDYQQAHQQRLAVHFLPHRTAVSLTNGHRSLLFTDLDSADTRSYDFYLKNTFGLWGVSDLATINATTNSGTSNSMKQLPVFYQTRDYALGVWQGKTLLVVNKLTGPNHWRLPAVVDYLIIRRNALREWGQLNGRVVARHIIFDDSNKTPLTDKLLAEAKGLGITCYSVRQMGAYVADLK; encoded by the coding sequence ATGAAAGGGAACCCTTTTGTTCGGTATGCTGCTGCCCTAATCGCGGGCATTTGTTTATATGTGTGGCAACCCGATAGGGCAGAACTCCCACTAGTTGTATTGGTGGGAGGGGTTGCTTTATTCACCTGGGGTATATACAAGCGACTTGGTGAACAAATCAAGCCAATTCAGGTATCGTCGGGAATAGGTGGATTGTTTATACTGGTAGCACTCGGCTGGGCCATAACCTATCAACATACGGCGCTAAACCAGCCCGCTTCTATCGTTCATCTTTCAGATACTCTTCGCGCCTATGAGGGCGTTGTGGTAACACAGCCCGAAGAGCGAGCCAAAACTTTTCGCGTTGAAGTAGCCATTCTGCGGGGAAAATGGGGAAACCAAGTAAAAGACTGGCAATCACTAAGTGGACGGGTTATTGTCTATCTGGATAAAGCGGGTCAATCCATGCCACGTTATGGTGAAGTCTGGCTGGTTTCCGGCTCCCCCCGAACCATTGACCCACCCCTGAACCCCGGCGAGTTCAATTACAAACGTTACCTGAGCTATCGGAGTATCTACCATCAGCAATACCTGCGGCCATTTAATCGAACGGTGCTTGGTGTTGACCCTCCCAGCCGGATTACCAACCTTGCCACACAGGTTAACCGCTGGGCCGATAGTGTCTTTACCCATCAGGTTGGCAGTCGTGCCGAATATGGCATTGTGAACGCCATGATTTTGGGTGTGCGCGATGATCTGGATACCGAGTTGTACCGGGCCTATTCGACAGCAGGAGCTGTGCATATTCTGTCGGTATCCGGCCTTCACGTTGGTATACTGTTCGCGGTATTGACCTATCTACTAAGTTTTCTCATCAAGCGGCCGAAGGGTAAAATCCTGATGGCGGTTATACAACTAGCGATTCTGTGGTTCTACGCCCTTGTTACGGGCTTTTCGCCACCGGTACTTCGGTCGGCGGCTATGTTCTCGATACTTATTATCGCTAATGCGTCGGGGCGTCAGCAGCAGTTAACAAATACCCTGGGCGCGTCCGCTTTTTTCATTCTTTGTTTTGACCCGTATGCGTTGTTTTCGGCAGGCTTTCAATTGTCTTATCTGGCAGTAGCAGGCATTGGTGCCTGGCAGTCATCGCTTTATCAATCGTTGACATTTCGTTACAGATGGACGAATAAACTCTGGGAGTTAACCGCAGTGGCTATTGTCGCTCAATTGATTACGTTTCCACTAGGTGTATTTTATTTTCACCAGTTTCCAACTTACTTCTTTCTGGCAAACCCTATTGTAATTGTCATGTCGGAGTTGTTACTGCCCTTGGCTATGGCTACACTGGCCTTTAGTTGGGTGCCATTTCTGAATGATAGTCTTGGCTGGCTATTGCACAAAGCAGCCTGGATGCTAAACTATGCCGTTACGCAAACGGGGCAGCTTCCTGGTGCAGCCTGGGATGGCCTGTGGGTTTCCCAATCAGCAATGGGCCTGATCTACGCTATTATTTTTTGTGGAATTACACTATTGCTAACCCGGCAACGGGTTTACATCTGGGCCACCTGCGTGGCAGCCTTGTTGCTGGCAGGAGAAATTATCTGGAGTGACTATCAACAAGCGCATCAACAACGACTGGCCGTTCATTTCTTACCCCACCGGACGGCGGTTAGTCTTACCAACGGGCATCGAAGTCTGTTGTTTACCGACCTTGATAGTGCCGATACACGCTCCTATGACTTCTACCTGAAAAATACCTTCGGCTTATGGGGCGTTTCAGATTTAGCGACGATCAACGCAACGACAAACAGCGGCACGTCCAATTCTATGAAACAACTCCCTGTTTTTTATCAAACCCGTGACTATGCTTTAGGGGTATGGCAGGGCAAGACGTTGTTGGTGGTGAATAAACTAACAGGACCGAATCACTGGCGATTACCCGCTGTGGTAGACTACCTGATTATTCGTCGGAATGCGTTACGCGAATGGGGTCAATTGAACGGTAGAGTAGTGGCTCGGCATATTATTTTCGATGATTCAAATAAAACGCCATTGACAGACAAGTTACTGGCAGAAGCTAAAGGTCTCGGAATTACCTGTTATTCAGTTCGTCAAATGGGGGCGTATGTAGCTGATTTGAAATGA
- a CDS encoding sulfate adenylyltransferase subunit 1, whose translation MDLLRFITAGSVDDGKSTLIGRLLYDSKSILADQLEAIERASKSRDDGEIDLALLTDGLRSEREQGITIDVAYRYFQTPARKFIIVDAPGHTQYTRNMVTGASNCQLAIVLVDARHGVAEQTRRHSLIASLLGIPHIVVAVNKMDLVDYSQDVFSDICIHYAELAQKLNVKQVTYIPMSALDGDNVVDRSTTMPWYEGQTLLEHLETVEIDDNANQIQGRFPVQYVIRPQTAELHDYRGYAGKITSGQFRKGDSITVFPSGETSTIDAIEIAETHLEEATTPMSVVLHLATDVDISRGDLIVRSDNQPISSQTVDGMLCWMDSKELKAGNKYVLQVGTFRTRCSIREIAYQLNVNTYEQIEGVDQLRLNDLAKVVIRTAQPISFDPYATNRASGGAILIDETSNVTVGALMLIGEA comes from the coding sequence ATGGATCTTTTACGATTTATAACAGCCGGGTCTGTTGACGACGGCAAAAGCACGCTTATAGGGCGGCTTCTTTACGATTCAAAATCCATCCTGGCCGATCAGTTGGAAGCCATTGAACGCGCCAGCAAAAGCCGCGACGATGGAGAGATTGACTTGGCTTTACTGACAGATGGTCTTCGTTCCGAACGCGAACAGGGTATCACGATTGATGTAGCCTATCGCTATTTCCAGACACCGGCCCGCAAGTTTATTATCGTGGATGCCCCTGGGCACACGCAATATACCCGCAACATGGTAACGGGCGCATCGAACTGTCAGTTGGCCATTGTCCTGGTCGATGCCCGGCACGGCGTAGCTGAACAAACACGTCGGCACTCGCTGATTGCTTCCCTTCTGGGTATCCCGCACATTGTGGTGGCGGTCAACAAAATGGACCTTGTCGATTACTCGCAGGACGTGTTTTCTGACATTTGCATTCATTATGCCGAGCTTGCCCAAAAGCTGAATGTTAAGCAGGTTACTTATATTCCGATGAGTGCGCTCGATGGCGATAACGTCGTTGACCGGTCTACGACCATGCCCTGGTATGAGGGACAAACGCTGCTTGAGCATTTAGAAACAGTTGAGATTGACGACAACGCCAACCAGATACAGGGACGTTTCCCGGTGCAGTATGTTATTCGGCCACAAACCGCCGAGTTACACGACTATCGGGGCTATGCGGGTAAAATCACGAGTGGCCAATTCCGCAAGGGTGATTCAATAACGGTGTTCCCTTCGGGCGAAACCTCGACCATCGATGCCATCGAAATCGCCGAAACGCATCTGGAAGAAGCCACTACGCCGATGTCGGTCGTATTGCATCTGGCTACCGATGTCGACATTAGCCGGGGTGATCTGATTGTTCGTTCGGATAACCAGCCCATCAGCAGCCAAACCGTTGACGGTATGTTGTGCTGGATGGATTCAAAGGAGCTTAAAGCAGGTAATAAATATGTGTTACAGGTGGGCACCTTCCGTACCCGTTGTTCGATCCGTGAAATTGCCTACCAATTGAACGTGAACACTTACGAACAGATTGAAGGTGTAGACCAATTAAGGCTGAACGATCTGGCCAAAGTAGTTATACGCACAGCCCAACCCATCAGTTTCGACCCTTATGCTACAAACCGTGCATCGGGGGGCGCTATCCTGATCGACGAAACCTCGAACGTAACGGTAGGTGCGTTAATGCTGATCGGCGAAGCGTAA
- a CDS encoding HepT-like ribonuclease domain-containing protein — protein sequence MGEQVNRISDDTKQRYPHIPWQTIKALRNVVAHDYVGIDKLIVFVTIS from the coding sequence ATTGGTGAACAGGTCAATCGAATCAGCGATGACACAAAACAACGTTACCCCCATATTCCCTGGCAAACTATCAAAGCACTTCGCAACGTGGTGGCCCACGATTATGTAGGAATTGATAAGCTGATCGTCTTCGTAACTATTTCATAG
- the cysD gene encoding sulfate adenylyltransferase subunit CysD produces MKLDYLDQLESEAIHIMREVAGQFERPALLFSGGKDSITLVHLALKAFRPGKFPFPLVHIDTGHNFQEALDYRDNLAERIGEKLIVRYVEDTIREKKLKEPTGRNATRNGLQTFTLLDTIEEFEFDACIGGARRDEEKARAKERVFSVRDEFGSWDPKRQRPELWNMYNGRIHKGENVRVFPISNWTELDVWNYIRREKIQLPSIYFAHDRELLIRDGKLMATAGGVIKPEADDQLVTRRVRFRTVGDISCTAASESTAETLDAVIDEIQATRISERGETRMDDQLSEAAMEDRKKGGYF; encoded by the coding sequence ATGAAGTTAGATTATTTAGACCAGCTCGAATCCGAAGCCATCCACATTATGCGGGAGGTAGCCGGTCAGTTTGAGCGACCTGCGTTGCTTTTTTCGGGCGGCAAGGATTCCATTACGTTGGTGCATCTGGCCCTGAAAGCGTTTCGGCCGGGGAAGTTCCCATTTCCGCTGGTGCATATCGACACGGGGCATAATTTCCAGGAAGCCCTCGACTACCGCGACAATCTGGCGGAACGAATCGGCGAAAAACTGATTGTTCGCTATGTTGAAGACACTATTCGGGAAAAGAAATTGAAAGAACCAACGGGCCGCAACGCGACACGTAATGGGCTTCAAACGTTTACGTTGCTGGATACCATTGAAGAGTTTGAGTTCGATGCCTGCATTGGTGGTGCCCGTCGGGATGAAGAAAAAGCGCGGGCGAAAGAACGTGTGTTCTCGGTGCGTGACGAGTTTGGTTCCTGGGACCCAAAACGGCAGCGGCCTGAACTTTGGAATATGTATAATGGCCGGATTCATAAAGGCGAAAACGTGCGCGTATTCCCGATCTCGAACTGGACCGAACTCGACGTCTGGAATTACATCCGTCGTGAGAAAATCCAGTTGCCGAGCATTTATTTCGCCCATGATCGAGAGTTACTGATTCGCGATGGCAAATTAATGGCCACCGCCGGGGGCGTTATCAAACCCGAAGCCGACGATCAACTGGTGACACGCCGGGTACGTTTCCGCACGGTGGGCGATATTTCCTGCACAGCGGCATCGGAATCAACCGCCGAAACGCTCGATGCGGTTATTGACGAAATTCAGGCTACCCGCATATCCGAACGGGGCGAAACCCGAATGGACGACCAGCTTTCCGAAGCGGCAATGGAAGACCGAAAAAAGGGCGGGTATTTTTGA
- a CDS encoding phosphoadenylyl-sulfate reductase: MIAEPTHTLESLTEQLHGLSNIEALRTLAELFPGEVIFSTSLGYEDQVITDLILANNIPIKIFTLDTGRMFAETYSVWKKTNDRYATKIEAYFPDRSAEETLMTTKGPYSFYDSVENRKECCGIRKVEPLNRALKGQKIWITGIRAEQSANRQSMPQLEWDASHDLFKFHPLMDWTFEDVKQYIKDNNVPYNPLHDRGFVSIGCQPCTRAIQPGEDFRAGRWWWEDNSKKECGLHVHEETFKP, encoded by the coding sequence ATGATTGCAGAACCAACACACACCCTCGAAAGCCTGACCGAACAACTACATGGTCTGAGCAATATAGAAGCCCTGCGCACACTCGCTGAGTTATTTCCCGGCGAAGTCATTTTTTCGACCAGTCTGGGTTACGAAGATCAGGTAATTACCGACCTAATTCTGGCGAACAACATCCCGATCAAGATTTTTACACTCGATACGGGTCGAATGTTTGCTGAAACGTACTCCGTCTGGAAAAAGACGAATGACCGGTATGCCACCAAGATTGAAGCCTATTTCCCCGACCGGTCCGCCGAAGAAACACTGATGACCACCAAAGGGCCATATAGTTTTTATGACTCGGTCGAAAACCGGAAAGAATGTTGCGGCATCCGTAAAGTTGAACCGCTAAACCGGGCGTTGAAAGGTCAAAAGATCTGGATTACCGGTATTCGGGCCGAGCAGTCGGCCAACCGCCAGAGCATGCCACAGCTTGAATGGGACGCCAGCCATGACCTTTTCAAATTTCACCCGTTGATGGACTGGACATTTGAGGACGTAAAGCAGTACATTAAAGATAATAACGTGCCCTACAATCCCCTACACGATCGGGGTTTTGTAAGCATTGGTTGTCAGCCCTGCACCCGCGCCATTCAGCCGGGCGAAGATTTTCGCGCGGGTCGCTGGTGGTGGGAAGATAATTCCAAGAAAGAGTGTGGACTACATGTTCATGAAGAAACGTTTAAACCGTAA